From Xyrauchen texanus isolate HMW12.3.18 chromosome 9, RBS_HiC_50CHRs, whole genome shotgun sequence, the proteins below share one genomic window:
- the LOC127649574 gene encoding gastrula zinc finger protein XlCGF8.2DB-like, which yields MEFIKEESEDISITQTCGIKTEDTEEQRDLMEVKEESQDLKEEEEKHQYQIPVDVIIGEQSFSGSQTEETKSQKSFICSQCGKSFTCQGKFNYHMRIHTEKPYTCKQCALSFKCKISLLRHMEVHAGVKSFICKQCGKSCKGRRGLEKHMRIHTGVESYVCYQCGKSYAFKQSLYRHLRIHTRERPFTCHQCGKSFTQIGNLNIHMRIHSGEKPFTCHQCGKSFIKKASLKTHMRIHKEERPFKCHQCGKILMKKASLKTHMRIHTGEKPFTCHHCGKSFTTNGSLKIHIRNHTGEKPYTCPHCVESFKLKRDFNYHIGIHTREKRFHVPSESEPEGALLSSCLTDSRNVSSVTEASSTPKPKIDYSSWFIE from the exons ATGGAGTTTATTAAAGAAGAGAGTGAAGACATCAGTATTACACAAACATGTGGAATAAAAACTGAAGATACTGAAGAACAAAGAG ACCTGATGGaggtgaaagaggaaagtcaagatctgaaggaagaggaggagaaacatcagtatcagaTACCTGTTGATGTCATTATTGGAGAACAATCTTTTAGTGGCTCACAGACTGAAGAAACAAAATCCCAAAAATCTTTCATAtgttctcagtgtggaaagagtttcacttgtCAAGGAAAATTTAAttatcacatgagaattcacactgaaaAGCCTTACACATGCAAACAGTGTGCACTTAGTTTCAAATGCAAAATATCCCTCCTTAGACACATGGAAGTTCATGCTGGAGTAAAATCTTTCATATGCAagcagtgtggaaagagttgCAAAGGTAGAAGAGGTCTTGAAaaacacatgagaattcacactggagtgGAGAGTTACGTATGctatcagtgtggaaagagttacgCATTTAAACAAAGTTTGTATCGTCACTTGAGAATTCACACTAGAGAGAGGCCCTTTACCTGccatcaatgtggaaagagtttcacacaaataGGAAATCTAAATatccacatgagaattcacagtGGAGAGAAGCCCTTTACATGtcatcaatgtggaaagagtttcataaaGAAAGCAAGCCTGAAGacacacatgagaattcacaaaGAAGAGAGGCCTTTCAAatgtcatcagtgtggaaagattttaatgaaaaaagCAAGCCTGAAGacacacatgagaattcacactggagagaagcctttcacatgtcatcattgtggaaagagtttcacaacgAATGGAAGCCTTAAAATCCACATAAGaaatcacactggagaaaagccctACACATGCCCTCACTGTGTAGAGAGTTTCAAATTAAAAAGAGACTTTAATTACCACATTGGAATTCACACTAGAGAGAAACGTTTTCATGTGCCTTCAGAATCAGAACCAGAAGGAGCTTTATTGTCAAGTTGTCTCACAGACTCAAGGAATGTGTCTtcagtgacagaagcttccagtacacCCAAACCCAAAATAGATTATTCCTCTTGGTTTATAGAATAA